The DNA region GGCGGTTCTCTTTGATGTGGCCCGGGAAACCAATGCTTATCTGAAAAACGCCCAGGTATCCCGGCAGGTGGTGGAAAAAACCCTGGCGCTGTTTGAAGAGCTGGGCAGTGTTTTGGGCTTTTTCCAAAAGCAGGACGATGAAGATTTGGATGCCACCGTTAATGAAATGATTGAAAAAAGGCAGGCGGCCCGCAAAGAAAAAGACTGGGCCACCGCCGATGCCATCAGAGACCAGCTGCAGGCTATGGGGATTGTGCTGGAAGATACGCCACAGGGGATTCGCTGGCGGAGAAAATAAATGAACAGTAATTTATCTCCCTTGATGCTGGCTTACGTCGGGGACGCGGTGTTTGAGCTTTTTGTCCGGCAGAAATTGTCCCGGCAAAAGGCGTTGCCGGTACGCCAGCTGCACCGCAGGGCCACACGGTTGGTGCGGGCTGAAGGACAGGACGCGGCTCTTGGGCAAATTGAGCCGCTTCTCTCAGAAGAGGAGGCGGAAATTGTCCGCCGCGGCCGCAACACCAAAAGCCGGGTGCCCAAAAATGCAGATATGGCTGCGTACCGGCGGGCCACCGGCTTTGAAGCCCTGCTGGGCTGGTTGTATTTAAACGGGGAGCACCACAGACTGGAAGAACTATTGGATGCCATTGAAATGGGGGAGGAATCATAAATGCATGTGACGCTGTTAGCCTATACTCCGGACCCGGAAAAAACCGTGGCCGCAGCGGCCCGGCTGTGCTATTCTCCGGAAGGCGCGTCCACCCTTTTGGACGGCTTGACCCAGGAGAAAGCCGGACGTTTTTTAAACAAGTTGGTGGAAATGGGCCATTTTTCACCTATTGAGCACGTATCCTTTACTTTTGCAGTGGAAGGAGTGAGCCGGGCCCTGTCGCACCAGCTGGTCCGGCACCGCATTGCTTCCTATTCACAAAAATCACAGCGTTACGTGACAGAAGATGCCTTTGCATATATTGTGCCGCCTTCGGTTAAAGAAAACAGCGAGGCGGAAGCGCTTTTTCATGAACAGATGGAGAACATCCGCCAGGCTTATGAGAAGCTGCGCGCCATGGTGCATCAGGAGGATGCCCGCTATGTGCTGCCCAATGCCTGTGAAACCAAGGTGGTATTTACCATGAATGCCAGAAGCCTGCATAATTTCTTTGCGCTGCGCTGCTGCAACCGGGCGCAGTGGGAAATCAGGGATTTGGCCGAAGCGGTTTACAGAGAAGTAAAAAAGGTGGCGCCCACCCTGTTTGGTGTTTCCGGGCCGGCCTGCGTCAGTGAAGGAACATGTCCGGAGGGGGAAATGACTTGCGGTGAGTTTGCCGCGGTACGGGAAAAATTCCGTAACATGTGAGGTGTCCCATGGAAGAAAAAAGGATGATTGAAGGCCGTCGCCCGGTAATGGAAGCACTGCGCGCCGGGACAAAAATTACCAGGATTTTATTGCAAAAAGGTTCCCGTGGCAAGCCTGTTGATGACATACTTGCCCTGGCTAAAGAATATAGTGTCAAGGTAGAGTATCTGGACAAAGCTGCGCTGGATAAACGTGCTACCAGTCGCAATCATCAGGGGGTGATGGCTGAAACGCCGCCGTTTCGTTATACACCTTTTGCCGATATCCTGGCCAAGGCCGGCGATAAACCACCGTTTTTGGTGCTGCTTGACCATATTCAGGACCCACATAATCTGGGGGCTTTGATTCGTACCGCCTATGCCGCCGGCTGTGACGGGATTATTATCCCCGAGCGCCGTGCTGCGCAAATGACGCCTGCCGCCGTGCGCACCGCCGCCGGAGCCGCCGAGTACCTGCCGGTGGCCAAAGTGGTAAACCTGGCACGCTGCCTGGATGAGTGCAAAGATGCGGGGCTTTGGGTGTATGGTGCCGATATGGACGGAGAGTCGGTCTACACCACCGGAGATTATCAGGGTGGGACCGTGCTGGTTATCGGCAGTGAAGGCGAAGGCCTGGGTCGCCTGGTAAAGGAAAAATGCGACCATCTGGTTCAACTGCCCATGCAGGGTAAAGTGGCTTCTTTGAATGCTTCGGTGGCGGGAGCCCTGTTAATGTACGAAGTTTACCGGCAGCGGGAAGGTTTTTAAAGAAATGGCCAGCGTACTGCTAGTAGATGGTTATAACGTTATTGGGAACTGGGAAGATTTGTCGGCCCTAAAAAGTGTCAGCCTGGAAGAAGCCCGCGCTAAACTGTGCGGTATTCTGATACGTTATCTGAAGTTTCGCTGGGACCGCATCATAGTGGTTTTTGATGCTTACCGGGTTAGCGGAGGCAAAGAAAAGGATCCCGGCGATGCCCCCTTTGCCGTAATCTTCAGCGACGAAGGAGAAACGGCAGATGTGGTTATTGAACGGCTCACCGCCCAATTGGTGGCGGCGGGAAATGTTGTGGAGGTGGCCACCTCAGATGCACTGGAACAGTCCCTTGTTCTCAGGCTGGGGGCCACAAGAATTTCATCACGGGAACTGCGCCTGCAGCTTGGGGAAATGGACAGACAGCTAAGTGAAGCAAACTCCGGTGATCGGGGGCGGCGGATGGTGCTGGATATTCACCTGGATCAAAAAACCAGGGAAGTGTTGGAGCGCTGGCGCCGCAAAAGTTGACGAAGCTTGTCTGCAGTGCCTGTCCAAAAGTCCTTGACGATTTGACAGGCCCTACGGTATAATAGCAATGTAAGTTTTCCAGGTTACGGTGCAACGATTTCTAATCGTGGAGGCGATGCGTGTGAGTGTTACGGCCCAGGAAGTCCGTGGTCTGGCCAGGGTTTATGAAAATTACGAAGTGCAAACCGACGAAGAAGTAGCCATACAAGCCAAGGATGGCTGTGAAGTGGCGCTTGAGTACCTCATTAATAAG from Dethiobacter alkaliphilus AHT 1 includes:
- the rlmB gene encoding 23S rRNA (guanosine(2251)-2'-O)-methyltransferase RlmB; the protein is MEEKRMIEGRRPVMEALRAGTKITRILLQKGSRGKPVDDILALAKEYSVKVEYLDKAALDKRATSRNHQGVMAETPPFRYTPFADILAKAGDKPPFLVLLDHIQDPHNLGALIRTAYAAGCDGIIIPERRAAQMTPAAVRTAAGAAEYLPVAKVVNLARCLDECKDAGLWVYGADMDGESVYTTGDYQGGTVLVIGSEGEGLGRLVKEKCDHLVQLPMQGKVASLNASVAGALLMYEVYRQREGF
- the thyX gene encoding FAD-dependent thymidylate synthase — protein: MHVTLLAYTPDPEKTVAAAARLCYSPEGASTLLDGLTQEKAGRFLNKLVEMGHFSPIEHVSFTFAVEGVSRALSHQLVRHRIASYSQKSQRYVTEDAFAYIVPPSVKENSEAEALFHEQMENIRQAYEKLRAMVHQEDARYVLPNACETKVVFTMNARSLHNFFALRCCNRAQWEIRDLAEAVYREVKKVAPTLFGVSGPACVSEGTCPEGEMTCGEFAAVREKFRNM
- a CDS encoding NYN domain-containing protein produces the protein MASVLLVDGYNVIGNWEDLSALKSVSLEEARAKLCGILIRYLKFRWDRIIVVFDAYRVSGGKEKDPGDAPFAVIFSDEGETADVVIERLTAQLVAAGNVVEVATSDALEQSLVLRLGATRISSRELRLQLGEMDRQLSEANSGDRGRRMVLDIHLDQKTREVLERWRRKS
- a CDS encoding Mini-ribonuclease 3; amino-acid sequence: MNSNLSPLMLAYVGDAVFELFVRQKLSRQKALPVRQLHRRATRLVRAEGQDAALGQIEPLLSEEEAEIVRRGRNTKSRVPKNADMAAYRRATGFEALLGWLYLNGEHHRLEELLDAIEMGEES